From a region of the Panulirus ornatus isolate Po-2019 chromosome 38, ASM3632096v1, whole genome shotgun sequence genome:
- the Spg7 gene encoding mitochondrial inner membrane m-AAA protease component paraplegin, whose amino-acid sequence MERISYTMLTSLLRRHSTLRSLAHRLPNLATCNAQSQKPFRTFAPLRKPFIQRTSHTLNAAIWTNLNKEFTAVTKLLERSGVPQSEQIAMLQRSLHTSASQSNQSSRGGPSGGNAGPPSQGSGGGSGDGNKNNDNDERKGMLAKAALWMLTAYMFIAIISLLFPGSNQPEMARYVSWNEFVHHMLGKGEVEEVIVRPDIDIVTIILQEGAVIKGKKVDQRTYHMNIVDLQHFEERLREAEAKLGIRTDQGIPVVYERSGDTAGRLLASIIVVAIIVSLLSRNMNIKGPLSIEGMTQMTRAKFTIIDPLLPGSGRGVKFSDVAGAKEAKQEVMEFVDFLKNPDKYRALGAKVPKGALLLGPPGCGKTLLAKAVATEGQVPFLAMNGSEFTELIGGLGAARVRDLFKEAKKRAPCIVYIDELDAIGRKRSSGLGGFDGGSGESEQTLNQLLVEMDGIGSKEGVVLLSSTNRLDILDKALLRPGRFDRHILMDLPNMEERREIFEHHLKAIVLEKPTSYYSRRLASLTLGFSGADIANVVNEAALHAARYAKRVVTALDLEYAVERVVGGTEKRSQALSPEDRRVVAYHESGHALLGWLLKHTDALLKVTIVPRTNQALGFAQYIPKDQKLYTQEEIFERMCMALGGRVAESLVFNRVTTGAQNDLEKVTKMAYAQVRTFGFSDIVGAVSFPEEESREIGRRPYSKKLAASIDEEASRLIFAAYKKTEEVLLANMDKLKLLSEALLQKETLNYDDVEAILGPPQYGPKVAIEPLQFEGEINTWKESGKGS is encoded by the exons ATGGAGCGAATTAGTTACACAATGCTCACTTCTTTACTGCGTCGGCATAGTACCCTTCGTTCACTTGCTCACAGGTTACCCAACCTTGCAACTTGTAATGCACAGTCACAG AAGCCCTTCAGGACATTTGCTCCATTAAGAAAACCTTTTATTCAGAGGACTTCACATACACTGAATGCAGCAATATGGACAAACCTCAATAAAGAGTTTACTGCAGTTACTAAGCTCCTTGAAAG ATCTGGAGTGCCACAGTCAGAGCAGATTGCAATGTTGCAACGCAGCCTACACACCTCAGCCTCCCAGTCCAACCAGTCCAGTCGAGGTGGGCCTAGTGGGGGAAATGCAGGTCCTCCTTCAcagggcagtggtggtggtagtggagatggTAACaagaataatgacaatgatgaaagGAAAGGCATGCTAGCTAAGGCTGCATTGTGGATGCTTACAGCATACATGTTTATTGCTATCATCTCTCTGCTTTTCCCTGGCAGTAATCAGCCAGAG ATGGCACGCTATGTCTCATGGAACGAGTTTGTTCATCACATGCTTGgcaagggagaggtggaggaagtgatTGTGCGGCCAGACATAGACATTGTTACCATTATTCTTCAGGAAGGTGCAGTCATCAAGGGCAAGAAG GTGGATCAGCGAACCTACCACATGAACATAGTTGACCTACAGCATTTTGAGGAGCGTTTACGGGAAGCTGAAGCAAAATTAGGCATTCGAACAGATCAGGGAATACCTGTGGTATATGAAAGGAGTGGAGACACAGCAGGGAGACTTCTGGCTTCCATTATAGTTGTTGCTATTATTGTCTCACTTCTTTCAAGGAACATGAATATTAAAGGGCCACTCAGTATTGAGGGAATg ACTCAGATGACTCGAGCAAAGTTCACAATCATTGACCCTCTTCTGCCCGGTTCTGGACGAGGGGTCAAGTTTTCTGATGTTGCCGGTGCAAAGGAAGCCAAACAAGAGGTTATGGAATTTGTTGATTTTTTGAAGAACCCAGATAAATATAGGGCTCTTGGAGCAAAG GTTCCTAAGGGTGCGCTTTTACTGGGCCCTCCAGGCTGTGGCAAAACACTTCTTGCCAAAGCTGTTGCCACTGAGGGCCAGGTACCATTCTTAGCAATGAATGGATCAGAGTTTACTGAGTTGATTGGTGGTCTTGGTGCTGCAAGAGTTAG GGACCTGTTCAAAGAGGCCAAAAAGAGGGCACCATGTATTGTGTACATAGATGAACTTGATGCAATTGGTCGAAAGCGCTCCAGTGGGCTTGGTGGCTTTGATGGTGGGTCAGGTGAATCTGAGCAAACGCTGAATCAGCTTTTGGTAGAGATGGATGGTATTGGCTCAAAGGAAGGTGTAGTGCTTCTTTCCTCAACAAACCGACTTGATATACTTGACAAA GCTTTATTACGACCAGGAAGATTTGACCGTCACATCTTAATGGACTTGCCAAATATGGAAGAGCGCCGTGAAATATTTGAACATCACTTGAAAGCCATTGTTCTTGAAAAACCAACATCATATTATTCTCGACGATTGGCATCTCTCACCCTGGGATTCAGTG GTGCTGATATTGCAAATGTTGTCAATGAGGCAGCACTACATGCTGCAAGATATGCAAAGAGGGTGGTGACAGCCCTTGACTTAGAATATGCTGTTGAACGAGTAGTTGGTGGCACTGAAAAGAGGTCTCAG GCACTGTCTCCAGAGGACCGCAGAGTTGTTGCCTACCATGAGTCTGGCCATGCCTTGCTTGGCTGGTTGCTGAAGCATACTGATGCTCTGCTTAAGGTTACTATTGTCCCCAGAACGAATCAAGCTCTAGGATTTGCTCAGTATATACCTAAGGATCAGAAACTGTACACTCAGGAGGAG ATTTTTGAGAGGATGTGCATGGCTCTCGGTGGTCGTGTTGCAGAGTCTTTAGTGTTTAATCGAGTTACTACTGGTGCACAGAATGATCTTGAAAAAGTCACCAAAATGGCATATGCTCAG gtaagaacatttggATTCAGCGATATAGTAGGTGCAGTATCTTTTCCTGAAGAGGAATCAAGAGAGATTGGGCGGCGACCATATTCTAAGAAACTGGCAGCAAGTATAGATGAAGAAGCATCTCGGCTCATATTTGCTGCTTACAAGAAAACTGAAGAAGTTCTTTTGGCTAATATGGACAAATTAAAACTG CTGTCAGAAGCTCTGCTGCAAAAGGAGACCCTGAACTATGACGATGTTGAAGCTATACTTGGTCCACCTCAGTATGGCCCAAAAGTAGCAATAGAGCCTTTACAGTTTGAGGGGGAAATTAATACATGGAAAGAATCTGGAAAAGGGAGTTGA
- the LOC139760811 gene encoding sentrin-specific protease 8-like: protein MGDRVILSYHDCLIHESDLRLLEGRNWLNDSLISFWFEHLQHDVFRGRSRLLFISPEVTQLIKMGDANELPIFLNPLNARYKDNIFLPVNDNSSVIASGGSHWSLLVYSRDDNKWYHYDSQRGANFRDARCLVQRINSYLDRDIPATLVDANCTQQDNSYDCGAFVMTYAQRAAEQAIKGTTLGTCYVDRQEANRMRDQIKSLVYSLKG from the coding sequence ATGGGAGACAGAGTAATCCTCAGCTATCATGATTGTTTGATCCATGAATCTGATCTAAGACTGTTGGAGGGCCGAAACTGGCTTAATGATTCCCTGATATCATTCTGGTTTGAGCATCTACAGCATGATGTTTTCCGTGGAAGATCTCGACTACTGTTTATTAGTCCGGAGGTGACTCAGCTGATAAAGATGGGAGATGCTAATGAATTGCCCATATTTCTTAATCCCCTTAATGCACGATATAAGGACAATATTTTCCTACCTGTGAATGACAATTCATCAGTTATTGCATCTGGAGGAAGTCACTGGAGTCTCCTTGTATATAGTAGAGATGATAACAAATGGTATCATTACGATTCCCAAAGAGGTGCCAATTTTCGTGATGCTCGTTGCCTTGTACAAAGAATTAATAGCTATTTGGATAGGGATATACCAGCAACCCTAGTAGATGCTAATTGTACACAGCAAGACAACAGCTATGACTGTGGGGCCTTTGTTATGACGTATGCACAACGGGCAGCTGAGCAGGCTATAAAAGGCACTACTCTAGGAACCTGCTATGTTGACAGACAAGAAGCCAACCGCATGAGAGACCAAATTAAGTCTCTTGTCTACAGCCTTAAGGGGTGA
- the MED31 gene encoding mediator of RNA polymerase II transcription subunit 31 isoform X1: protein MPRMSRKSSYSYHGVSEGESEDAQRLRFQIELEFVQCLANPNYLLFLAQRGYFKEPTFINYLKYLQYWKEPDYAKHLKYPMCLYFLDLLQHENFRKEIVNGQCCKFIDDQTVLHWHHYTRKRMKLLETGANQQGSQTPVSQSTAVSGAAAPATLPTSLINGHGQIQKV, encoded by the exons GTGAAAGTGAGGATGCACAACGCTTGAGATTCCAGATAGAACTGGAATTTGTCCAATGTCTGGCTAACCCCAACTATCTTCTTT TCCTGGCCCAGCGTGGGTACTTCAAGGAGCCGACATTTATCAACTACTTGAAGTATCTGCAGTACTGGAAAGAACCAGATTATGCAAAACACTTAAA GTACCCCATGTGCCTTTACTTCCTGGACCTATTACAACACGAAAACTTTAGAAAGGAGATTGTCAATGGTCAGTGCTGTAAATTTATTGATGATCAGACTGTTCTGCACTGGCATCACTACACTCGGAAACGTATGAAACTTTTAGAAACTGGTGCTAACCAGCAAGGTTCACAAACCCCTGTCTCTCAATCTACAGCAGTTTCAGGTGCCGCAGCACCTGCTACTTTGCCCACTAGTTTAATAAATGGTCATGGCCAGATTCAAAAGGTGTGA
- the MED31 gene encoding mediator of RNA polymerase II transcription subunit 31 isoform X2, translating to MVLSCMCECGRGTVGESEDAQRLRFQIELEFVQCLANPNYLLFLAQRGYFKEPTFINYLKYLQYWKEPDYAKHLKYPMCLYFLDLLQHENFRKEIVNGQCCKFIDDQTVLHWHHYTRKRMKLLETGANQQGSQTPVSQSTAVSGAAAPATLPTSLINGHGQIQKV from the exons GTGAAAGTGAGGATGCACAACGCTTGAGATTCCAGATAGAACTGGAATTTGTCCAATGTCTGGCTAACCCCAACTATCTTCTTT TCCTGGCCCAGCGTGGGTACTTCAAGGAGCCGACATTTATCAACTACTTGAAGTATCTGCAGTACTGGAAAGAACCAGATTATGCAAAACACTTAAA GTACCCCATGTGCCTTTACTTCCTGGACCTATTACAACACGAAAACTTTAGAAAGGAGATTGTCAATGGTCAGTGCTGTAAATTTATTGATGATCAGACTGTTCTGCACTGGCATCACTACACTCGGAAACGTATGAAACTTTTAGAAACTGGTGCTAACCAGCAAGGTTCACAAACCCCTGTCTCTCAATCTACAGCAGTTTCAGGTGCCGCAGCACCTGCTACTTTGCCCACTAGTTTAATAAATGGTCATGGCCAGATTCAAAAGGTGTGA
- the MED31 gene encoding mediator of RNA polymerase II transcription subunit 31 isoform X3, whose product MAGRGESEDAQRLRFQIELEFVQCLANPNYLLFLAQRGYFKEPTFINYLKYLQYWKEPDYAKHLKYPMCLYFLDLLQHENFRKEIVNGQCCKFIDDQTVLHWHHYTRKRMKLLETGANQQGSQTPVSQSTAVSGAAAPATLPTSLINGHGQIQKV is encoded by the exons GTGAAAGTGAGGATGCACAACGCTTGAGATTCCAGATAGAACTGGAATTTGTCCAATGTCTGGCTAACCCCAACTATCTTCTTT TCCTGGCCCAGCGTGGGTACTTCAAGGAGCCGACATTTATCAACTACTTGAAGTATCTGCAGTACTGGAAAGAACCAGATTATGCAAAACACTTAAA GTACCCCATGTGCCTTTACTTCCTGGACCTATTACAACACGAAAACTTTAGAAAGGAGATTGTCAATGGTCAGTGCTGTAAATTTATTGATGATCAGACTGTTCTGCACTGGCATCACTACACTCGGAAACGTATGAAACTTTTAGAAACTGGTGCTAACCAGCAAGGTTCACAAACCCCTGTCTCTCAATCTACAGCAGTTTCAGGTGCCGCAGCACCTGCTACTTTGCCCACTAGTTTAATAAATGGTCATGGCCAGATTCAAAAGGTGTGA